In Ptychodera flava strain L36383 chromosome 6, AS_Pfla_20210202, whole genome shotgun sequence, the sequence CAGGAGAACGGTAGAGTCCGTGGGCTGCACACGTTACGTGTGCGTCATATTACGCGACGCTGACTTGACCTAGTGTCTCGATGTTGGGGTCACTgtaattttacaagttttttggCTAACCGTACAATCGTTCTTTTGCATTCTTGTagtcttttttttatttcgcgcaaagtttttaaaaatatgagtttGGATTAACATTTTGGTCGCGAAATGATGTCTACAGTGCCATGTGACGTAAACAGGTCAGGcgatttccaagatggcggtcgATGTGTGGGCTTTGAGCGCTAGCGTTTCGCGCTGTTTTCAAGTGCAGGTCTCGTTTCAGGTTCGCTAAGGAGGCAAGTTACTAAAACGACAGgcgtttcataaattttggtgaCTATCATTCGTGTAAATACGTCTGAATTTTATGTTATGGTAAACCGTAACAGTCCCTCTATTCATTGGGACCGTGACCGTAATCATGTGCTCAAAAACTCGCTGGGGTACACAGCCCTGATTGTGTGGCTTCGTTGCTCTGTATAATTTCGTAAACAAGTGACGCAATGTTTCATCGCAAACGTTTCTCCATGCAATGAGCGTACGAGTTGAATTTTTCCAACTGAAGTTGGATTGCTGAAGAAACCAAGATGTGACCGTTCAGTTTTCATGTATGAATTCATGGTGCTACCTGTAAACTAAATTGTTTATTCCcctgatatgtatgttcatgcaGCAGTGTGTGTAAGTAAATAAAACGCATGTTAAATGACTACAATTTGCAGTGACTGTTTtacgtgtgtatgtatttaaatatatgttaatgtatgcaaattaattatgtaaattttatgcaaatttccgaCATGCTTGCCCTTGatcctagggagaacactgagcTAGTGCACATAGAAATATTCTGACATTTATTCATCATTTTATTGTTCGTTGTATCACCGGCAGTTTATAATTCCATTCCCATACAGCACATAGAACCACATGTACACAGTGATCTGCTCACTGACACACTTTGCCTGTGCAATggtgtatttgatataattaACAAATGTAATTCTGTCTGGGAAGAAACtcaaaacaataacaatgcatgttatacatgtgtaaactgaaTTGACAGTTGCATTCTGGGTACTTGAACATGTTTCAGGGAGTACTCTATACAAAGATATTATAATTGAAACACAGTAACACTAttctaaaataatgaaaaacctGCAAAGACTATAAAACCTGTAAAAACTGTAATTGCTGAAGATTTATATCTTACAAAACAAAAGACTTCACCAGTTCATGCtcaatattattttaatattttttaagaaTCATTCAAACTTAAGCCATTGAGGTATAATCTGTGCtggtttaatttgcatatattattaaTAACAAATTTCAAGTTTACATGAACCATTACGATTACAGGAACACAAGCCTGTCAGTTCAAAATTTAAAAGGACATTAGCTggaactttgatgattttttcacatttttcgcttttaatgtcaactgaaatttcttgttctactcctaaagGCGCGCAGTCTGCAGAGATacggagtattcagtttgtcaactctgCCTGTATGTGTACAGATTGCCCCGTTCttatttacatgtgaaatttagtCAGGACtaaaatttgaatgtaaacaataacagtgcagttcACATGTGTACACACTGTGATGCCTTCATAAGCTGAAATGTGTGTGTTTCAACACACTTTGGGGAGTGAAGCACGGTAgtttacatacaaataaaaatagtgaaaaaatcaaaagttacagccaccatcccttcaatttcaaaattgcatCAGTCTCACTGGGGTTACATTGATTCTAATGGTACCTGGGATTGAGTACTGAGAATTCTAATGATTCCTTGTATTCTGTAACATACAGTACATCAGGGAGTAAGTGTACCTAAAATATGTTGACTACACACATTTCTCCAATGAACACTGAcctaaaaaatgttttaatttgatAATTAGACTGTGAGTGTTCAGCAACCTGATAATCAACAGTGATATTGACTGTAGAAAACCTTGGATGATTTATACTAAAGCGGCTGCCTGTAGTTGGTGATATTTCTCATGCTGTTTAATTGTACCAATATAGAGACAGCGTCATTATGGTAATTGTTATGACCCGCAGTGCTGTGATTCCTTTTACTGAAGGAATGTAAATATATCATCACTGTATACAACTTTTTGTTTATCATTATATAATGCTATGAGTcattttattgaagaaaaatttacagaatATCGTTTGTTGCTGACATTGAGACTGCGCTTTACATTTGTTATTTCAACATCCTCTTTCAAAGTTGGGGTCACCAGTGATTATTTGCCTTTATCTGTAATACATACTAAACTGATGTAACTAGACAGATTAGGCTTGCTATCTGTAGTTTAATTAGTCTCTACTGTCCATGCAAAGTAAATAAGATCATGGTGAAGGTTCAGCATGAAGCACCTTGATCAGAGTTGAAGTGTCAATGTACCATGTCAGGTTACCATTCTTAATACAAGAATATCATGGCGGTCATTTATCACATGAATTGATTCCATCATGTCATCATTCTTGTGGTCCAAACTGTCATCAAAATCTTGATGAAACTTCTAGTTTTTGGCATATTTTTAACTgcaacacaaacacacacacagacacacacacacactacctTTCCTATAATGCTATTTTCAGACACTCATCATTGTCCCTTATTCTGAATTCCCATGGCTACAGTTGCATGTGGGACATTTGGCTTTTTAGTAGTAATACTTCCTGATTGATGAATAGAATGTTTAGATGACTGTCAAGGGTTGTCGATTGATGCAAGATCCATACTTTGCACTGGCTAATCACAGCTCTACTTCAATTCTTTGGATTCTAAGCACTTTGTGTATTTGGGTAggatatttttggtcaaagtaatacATCTGTTTGCAGTCCAGAGAAAATGTAACCCATTTTTGTTATAGTGTGTTCCTTTGCTCTGTGTCCTGTAAATTCCTTGATGATgctaaaataaatgactatgaACAAATTACATGCAttctaaattttgcaaaaatgtatgcatttgaaaatacattgacACATCCTGACTGTCCTGATGACAAACCTACGTATTCAATGCAATCTGTAATAACCGTGAACTTATCCTTCGGTCAATCACAGGTTTGCCTTCTAAATTCTATTCATTGCGTCATAATTAAGCCTTTCTCAATCTTTCTCAAATGTTCCTTGCATGAGGGTCTCAAAAAGGACTTCCCAAAGGTAAGTTAaaaaattttaacactttcAGATCACAGAcctatatttctttactgaagTATACTACAGTTCCAAATTTGAAACTCAAGCTAAGTGTACAATGGGTTAGAATAAACATTCTGCAGTCTTGGACAGTCAAGTATAGGTGCCTAACTAAACTATGGCTTAATATAAAGCAGTTTCATTTAGCAATGAATACCAAATGTGTGAAAAGCTGCcattaaaattcatttgtgtTCACTgatttttacattgaaattaaaGTGATTGCACTGAGCACTTACATCTGAAATCCTCTTTACACAAATACAtgtcagagaaaaaaattcatttttttcaacacagTAGCAGTAGAGCAACTTCGACTGAAGACATACTGAAGATGAGAAGATCACTAACATGATGGATAAACTTAATAATTATATATCAAATGCTTGATTTTCACTGTCACCTAAACAAAATGCTTGAACacttaaataaattaataattattCTTACAGACCAAAGCATAAAAAGAGTCCAATGAAGttacttttttgtaaattttgacacaaTTGGGTGTATCAGTCGTGCATCGTTTTGAACATAAAAAAGACAGGAGAGCTGCATGCCAACTCAGCATGCCAACTCAAGGCAACCAATGCAAAGTATACGCATGGTAGTATTATGCACATTATACACTCCTTACATGTCAACACAGAGAAGACTGTAAACCTGTCCTTTAAGTTGATTCTGCATTATGATTTTCTGGTATCACTGAACCTTTCCAGAACTGAAACAACAATAATTGACATTGTGAAGGGGGAGATAACCTCTTTGAAATGTCAATTATGTGTTTACCTGATGTCAGCCACTCGGTCACATCATATTTGTTTTAAAGCGAAAATGATCAAACAAACGTTATGATAAAAACGGAATCTGTGGACCCTTCTCTGCTGTAAAATAGCATTACATCATGCTTAAATTTAGTTTCCCTCATCAGAGACATGCCCTCCTTATCTACTGCGATGATGGACTGCCCTATGCTGTCACTAGGCAAGAACCTATCCTCTATGATAAATTTTGCAAGAACCCATCCTCTATGATAAATTTTGCCTTTGCCgtgtaaaaacaaacaaaacaaagtcaACAAAGCATAGTTCAAAGACTATGTAGGCTTGCATTTATGCAACTGTCAACTATAAACAAGGCACTGGCTGGCACCAGAACGTCCATTCGAAAAACACTTTGAACTGAGCatgatgacattgacattgGGTGAAATTGTTAAAGCCACAATGTTTACCGAACTGTCAAGGCTTGCACGATAATATACCCTGAAAATATGTCATTCAATTACAATTATTCTGTAACCAAAATCAGAAAGGGCTTTGACGCCCTTGTGATTAATGCAGTAGGATCTTGCCTGTTTGACTGATTCTACCATAAAAGGAAATCTCCTTTAGGTGTTAATAACCTGACAGTGATAACACGCccattgaaaacatttcattggcaGTGGCCCTCTGGCTGACGATAGTTACGTTTCCGGGTTCAGCTTTCTGAAAGGTGTTGTTATTTCTCGAGTGAGAGCACATACAGACGAGGAGCTAGTCTGAATTATTAGTACCCTACAATAAATGACTGAGGAGAGGGTTAAAACCCATGGCTCCCGACACTAGGCAACTTGCCGGTATGGAAGAAGAGAAACTTCCTGGGATATTCCATCGACAGAGAGTCGAACAGGAAGTGTTGTGAAAAAACTGCTGAAAATGAAGCAAATGCCCACACGTTTCCAATGACATTCCCGAACAAAATCCTAGTGAGTTCCAACAGCTCGAGGTGTTAAAATATAATCAAAGGAATGTGATAAAACCAACCTTTTCAGCATCAGAAATCTGTTCACCGTAATTATCGGAAGCCATGGTGGTGTCTGTGCGTCTGCCCTACACGCCTCATTCCATACGGAATTCTGGGTAATGCAACCTTGCAGTTGGCCGTTCGGGGCATTATCGCACTTCAGTCCAAAAAATCCATTAATGTACCATAGATTCTTTGAAAGTATCACGAACAATAATATGTGAAATTCTTGTAATATTATTAAgatttgattaaaatttcaaatcagtCTTATGGGACTTGGCCATAGTACTTATTTCAGTTAACCTAGGTATTCTACAGGAAGTGAAAGGAACACAGTTGCTTGGCGCAAGTACTTCCCATCTCATCCACGGCTACAGCTGCATCAGAGGGTAGAACAACACCTGAAACcgactttgttttgtttgtattttattgGTATTGTCaactttattttacatttcGAAATGGCTGGATGAATTTCGGCAtctaaaatatgtaacaaaaaTTAACTGTACTACATTGGTTCGAAGTTTTACCACAATAGTGATGGCAAATGAGCTCGAATCAGAATGCAGACTGAAGTTCTGCAGTGTAATAGAAAAGGGGAACGACCTTCTGATATTCCAAATTTTTCTGATCTGCTGCAACTTTGCCAGGAAGAGATTGCTGATGTTCAGCGGTATCAGAAGCTCGTAGAACGTTCAATGGAAGTCAATTCTGAAAAGGGAAATCTCAGTGACTTGATGTAAGAAGAAGTTTGTTCAGAACATAGACCTTAGAGAAAAACACCCTGTTTTTCTCTTGGGTCTATGTTTAGAAGTAGATAGTTTGTTTATGCACCTTGGAGTCATGGGAGGGATAGTCATAAATGCAGACCGGGGATAATGTAATGATAATACAATCCAAGACTGCATATTTTAGGCAGCACATGCATATCACGTTCCATATGTGTAAATactcaatttctttttttttgcaaaagcaGAGTTTTTTAACAATCTCTTTTCAAAGTTCCCCAACTTTTGACCAGCCTCTTCTATGATCTTATATTCTATAAGTGGTGCCTCCACATCGTCACACAAATGGGTCATCTGTCCAGTTTTCATTCAAGTGAAATGAGATGTCCTCATAGGTGCATGTGGTAACAAACTTCAAAGATAgtgtacaaaaaaaataaacatgtatttgaaTGTAGATAGTTGTTTAACATCTCACCAGATTGTGACTTTAGTTATGATTGTCTGCCAACTGTTTTTAGCATACAATCAACTTGAAACCCCAAAGATCCGACATCTGAGAGCCCATTAATGAATTTGAGTAATGACACTACACAAACACCAACTCATGCAAAGCTTTGCAAGATTTACATGTAGTATAACTGGACAGTTTCATTGAATGTATGAGTAGAGAAAATATTGATTAAACAATGTGTATAGTTTTGTCCGTCTGCTATTTCAACGCTATCTCTTTTGTGACACAATGCTCAGTCTTAATGATGATGGAACACGCATGTTGCATGAGCCTGTTCACAAAAGTTTTTAAAAGGTTTTAGCGAAACTTCAGGTATTTATCTAGAAGCTGTTATACTAAAAAACTCCTCCATGGCTGCAGTTTGTGAGTTGTTGACATCAACAAATTTAAACTTCACTATGCTTTTGCAATActattttatattgcatttacaTTACAGCTATGAAGTAAATGAACCTGTTTGCTGTTTTTCcaactgacaattttttttcagtgagcGCCATGGCGAGAGAAATTGAATTTCTCCATTCTTTCTTCCCCTTCCATCGTGATATTCATTTCGCCAGGCATTATCTGTCAACACTGCTGGAATCATTGTGTGTCCTTGCCATACAAGCACATGCTGAAAGTGGTCAACATAAGGAAGTGCTTCCATATTTGAAGAAGTGCTACCATGGTGTTAAATACTATCCAGAGAAGATCATACAGATGTGGTAAGCTACAGCTGTCACATATTACAATACACACAAGACATGTCCATTTCAACCCTACCCCCACCTCCTCCCTTCCAGTATTACAAGAACCTCCTGTGctcctattgaaaacaattaggGATGAACCAAAATCTGGGTGTTGAAAGAGTGAAATCACAAAGTTTACAAATTGAGATggcaaaaaagaaatatcatTCACTGCAAAATAACTTTTATACATGCCAATTGGAAGATGCGTTGGCAAGTCTGACAGCAGGCATGGGTTTGAACATGCATCCATTTTAAGCAAGTTGTAGTTTCATACCAACCTTGGACAGTCAGCCTGTGTGTACCTCGATGAATCAAGTGAAAATCAATCAGAGAGATGAAAATCCTTTTGTGCCATTCTGATTTCCCAGGGAGTCAGTAAAAGCCATGTAAGATgtccttatacatggaagtacGTGACATCATCCTTTCAGTTTCAGACCTCATAGGTGAATGATGTCATCCACAATCCCTCCAGGCACTGTATGTCATCATATTTGTTTCAGACGCCGTTGGTGCATTGTACCATATTATTTGAGCCAGGCAAGTTTAGACAAGCCACAGTCCCCCgtaatggagggactgtgcggACAGGCCCTGATCCTGCCACGCAAGGCaattgtgtgtgcatgtgtgtgtgtgtgtgtatgtgtgtgtctgtgtgtgtgtgtgcagtcTAAGATACAAGCTGTCTCCAGATGGTTGATGGTACTAAGTCTGAGTGTCAGTCAATCCCAAATGTGCACTGATAAATTCAGATTGGAAATGTATTCAGGTTACTTTTTAGAGAAGACTTTtgaatgttgatatttttttgaatgGGTGCACTTTGATAAATAACTCATCATAGTAAGGAATACAGTAAtaagtgttttgaaaatgtttgtatCTGGAtgttttacatttgcaaaatagTGAGGATCATATATTCTAGTCTAATCTTAGCATTTGTACACTCTCGCAAGTTGTAAATTACAGTGTATGTTCTAGGTCTATCAGCAACATGATCCAATGTACAAACAAGCTATTATCAGCACTGATATTTTATTCAGTTTCTATGATATGGTAATGCACTTCCTCATCATACGCAACAACTTAATGCAAAGAGTTTGCTGTTTTACAGCTTCCAATATGCTCACATACTGAAAAAATCGACCAACTCAAAAAGGCATTATTCCTGACAAGACTagacagaaacaaattacatcaaTGGAAAGCTTTAGGTTAGTCCAAGATGTCAATTACTTAGATACACACTATCAGTAAGTGTACCACATCAAGTAACATGCCAGTTTAAAGGTAGAACAATCCATAGGGACAGATATTATAActcagatttttacaaaaatgggttttttttggtcATCTCCTTGTATTTGAAGGGAATACTGTGAACCATGATACTGCATTGCaaattggtcaatcaacagccATTGTTAATCACTACCgttaaagtcattttataagacgcgtcttttattatgatgttgcaaattttgaacCCGAATTATTTCTCAAGAGATGGGGTGCGACTTATAATATgtactttttgcatttttaaaggGGGCGTGCCACTAATAACATggaaattctcagattatttttTTTCGAGGAGTGGGTGGGGGCCTACTAATAGAAGTTCGCCTTTATTGAATAAATAACTTTAAAAGATAATTAAAAGAAGAGTTTGCTtatggtagttctcttttggagGATGTGGTTGCCCATGGTTCAGAAACATGTGAAATGATACAATTTTATTGAACCCTAAGGAACAACAAAGTTTTAACTTTTGATCAATAGAGCCGACCTCAATGGTGGCTGGTAGTGTGACAGCTGTGCTGGAAAAGGGGTGCGACTTATAATGCATacgttttccatttttgaaaatttaaggaTTTCATCCCACTCAAGTCAATCAAAGGAGGGTGCGACTTATAATGCAGATGCgtcttataaaatgactttaacACTACATCTTTGTTTTTCACGTCCCAGTATTCTCTTGTATGGCAAGTATGAAGACTATGAGACTGCAGAGCCAGTCTATCGAGAATGGAAGAAGTTTCCGCGAAACCAGGCGTTTCCCACATATCCAGGAATACTTgaacttttcattttcaacatctTGCTGCCACAGATGAAGTGCAATGAGGCCATTAAGCTCACCGACAGTGACAGTGTCATCCGAGCTGACAGAAAAATTGCCCTGATCAAGTTTATAAAGAAGTATGAAAAGGCAGTGAAAGAAGAGAATCTGAGAGGGAAATCCGGTGCTATTTCCACTCAGCATACCGCCATGCatggtaattttattttatcagtatttcttTTATGTCAATAGTTTACAGTGTCTTTGCCAAAGGTTTGGGAACATCGAAAAATGATTTGgaaaccctggtaacatttctgctgtcccctatTCTAATTGCACTGACACACCAATTGGAAGCCTGGTAAAATGACAGGGGAACCCTGTGACGTTTACCAGCTGCTTTATAGGCcacttaaagaaaattctttgtttgccgtccttggaacCAGTCATAAGTATGCAATGCCATGGTTTGTATCTGTAAATGCTCGGTTATATATTTGTGAACACAAAgtcaaaaattaatgaaaaagtcTGCTCCTTCATCAACAAACTGGTCAACCTTTGCCAATGGGTGTGGGTAGGTTTATGCTAAGTAGCTTGTTGGTAAATATATGtgcatcaaatttttttgacctCCATGGTGTATATCAAGTGAGTAGCTATTGCCTATGATCATTTGCCTGGTGTAGCTCTGCATGATCTGTGATTTATCGGTTTATTTTCACAGGTAAACTGTTTCCAGAGGCGTTCAACGGGGCCGTGAAGAGTGTCAGTTCCAAGATTTTCCAAAACTTCCCATTCCTCAGCTTTACAGTCATCCGAAGACTTGCCTTAATTGGTGTGCTTATCTATATAATCTTATTCAAGACAAATTTAGGTTAGTAACACACAATGTTTACTAAAGGTGACTCTTGCCTGTTCACAGTATATCCAGCACCCAAGTTGGATGGGCACAcggtccatgtagccgacaatgatatgctaatgatatgcgtttaaggtctcctcgactattactttcagctggttgctcactttctactatttttatagtattttatacaagggcacagacttattctacctgcaacttaaaactgatagtgattttgtagctcattctgtactatttttagctcccatatatatgcatatgtatatatgcaaatggaaggtattcgtataaggtggaaaaatgtcgtctgtatgtatgtatgtatgtacgtatgtatgtatgtatgtatgtatgtatgtatgtccgtccacatcaaaaactcctaaaccgtagcacctactgtcttagtatttggtgtacaggtgcacctaggagtggagatgtgaatttgttcaaatgaacatgtcagtgccaaaaatatgcaaatgaggggaaaaagaggaaaaatcctgcaaatggctaaaagtcagtaagcattggtcatgtttggttgaaacttggtatgcagattcctttaggtattctaaattatgtgtgcaaaaattgggatgaaatttgcatgtttgtatttttagggtattttttccgtttttagtcaaaaaatcttgttctctgaaatcactcgtctgattgctacgaaacttaatattcatgttcctcaggatgacctccgtcatgtttgtacaaattgtattgatattgtcatatttgtaattttgggggtattttcccaatttttgataaaaaatttttttatccaaaaactactgatttgataggtttgatatttggtatacaggtatctaagattaatctcaatataatgtattgaaggtatgttgaaactggcaattttttttttatttttggggcaatttttgccttttttggtcaaaaaatttttctcctaaaacttctgatctggtagctttcatatctagtgtacaggttcctagggtttatgttaaaattagatatattcaaaattaggatgaaatctgcaattttgtattttggggggcaatttttctcatttttggtcaaaaaatttgtttctcaaaatttaccagtctgattgctttgatatttagtaaaccggttcttagggtttttgttaataagatatattgaaattaagttgaaatccggaattttgaatttttggggcaactttgcgaaacagtcagttttactgggatatctttcattttgtatttttaagattttttttggtaattttatatc encodes:
- the LOC139135262 gene encoding LOW QUALITY PROTEIN: peroxisome assembly protein 26-like (The sequence of the model RefSeq protein was modified relative to this genomic sequence to represent the inferred CDS: inserted 1 base in 1 codon); translation: MANELESECRLKFCSVIEKGNDLLIFXNFSDLLQLCQEEIADVQRYQKLVERSMEVNSEKGNLSDLMHYLSTLLESLCVLAIQAHAESGQHKEVLPYLKKCYHGVKYYPEKIIQMCILLYGKYEDYETAEPVYREWKKFPRNQAFPTYPGILELFIFNILLPQMKCNEAIKLTDSDSVIRADRKIALIKFIKKYEKAVKEENLRGKSGAISTQHTAMHGKLFPEAFNGAVKSVSSKIFQNFPFLSFTVIRRLALIGVLIYIILFKTNLDTVSGLAYAGQLWQSVTRLWKSMFAPYHVAAAP